The Sporosarcina luteola DNA window TTGCAGAAAATCAGAAGGGAAAATTATGACCTGTACCGGGAACTCGACCGGTACGGCATGAATCAGGTCATCACCAATTATGTATTCACGCTCGTCATCGGAGCCACAATCAATGCGTCAACTGCGAACCAAACCGCTGAACAAATCTATCGGCAGTTTCAGCAGCAATACCCTTGGATGAATCTATTCTTCCGCCAATTCAATATCCCTCAAAACGTTATTGACCGTATCTTGTTGCGGGTGATTCAACTGACTCTGGATGAAATCCGCGGAGGCCAACCAGGACCTGGACCCGGGCCCGGCCAAGGTTGGATCGGTTGGGAGGACTTGGGTGGTGTCTTGACATCCGCTCCGGGAGTATCTTCTTGGCAGCCGAATCGATTGGATGTGTTTGTCCGCGGAACGGACCAAGCCCTTTACCATAAATGGTGGGATGGACGGCAATGGAATGATTGGGAAAGCCTTGGCGGTGTGTTAACTTCAGCTCCTGCAGCTGTGTCTTGGGGACCGAACCGTATTGATGTGTTCGTAAGAGGAACAGACAATTCCCTTTATCATAAATGGTGGGACGGACGGCAATGGAATGATTGGGAAAGTCTTGGCGGTGTGCTTACGAGCGACCCGGCTGCATCATCTCGCCGGCCCAATCAATTGGATGTCTTCGTAAGAGGAAGTGACAATGCACTATACAAAAAGACGTGGAACGGATCTCGTTGGGAAGAATGGGAGAATCTCGGCGGCAATTTGACTTCGGAACCGGCTGCCGTATCATGGGGACCGAACCGGATTGACGTATTCGCTCGGGGACAAAACCAAGACTTGATCCATAAATGGTGGAACGGATCTTCTTGGAGCAACTGGGAAAGCCTTGGCGGAATCCTAGTCGGCGGACCAACCGTCTCCTCCAAGCAACCGAACCGCCTGCAAGTATTTGTAAGGGGGACGGATAACGGCTTGTACCTGTTGGAGTGGAACGGCACACGTTGGTCCGACTGGCAAAATCTCGGCGGATCGCTCACCTCGAGGCCTTCAGCTGTATCATGGGGACCGAACCGGACGGACGTATTCGCAAGAGGGCAAAA harbors:
- a CDS encoding DUF346 domain-containing protein, whose product is MFYYGYMAPSMMPMNQFAQLGPDERERQASVQQILQKIRRENYDLYRELDRYGMNQVITNYVFTLVIGATINASTANQTAEQIYRQFQQQYPWMNLFFRQFNIPQNVIDRILLRVIQLTLDEIRGGQPGPGPGPGQGWIGWEDLGGVLTSAPGVSSWQPNRLDVFVRGTDQALYHKWWDGRQWNDWESLGGVLTSAPAAVSWGPNRIDVFVRGTDNSLYHKWWDGRQWNDWESLGGVLTSDPAASSRRPNQLDVFVRGSDNALYKKTWNGSRWEEWENLGGNLTSEPAAVSWGPNRIDVFARGQNQDLIHKWWNGSSWSNWESLGGILVGGPTVSSKQPNRLQVFVRGTDNGLYLLEWNGTRWSDWQNLGGSLTSRPSAVSWGPNRTDVFARGQNQNLIHLYQNR